ATTTCGTCGGCGATCGGGGCGAACGAATTTGCGACATCCATGCCGATGGCATAGCTGACGTTTTCACGCTGGGAGGTCAAGGTCGAAGTCTCCTTTGCGGCTGCACCTGCAGCCGGTTGTTGCGACATCACGGTACCGGTGGCACCCATCGCCAGAATCAGAACCGACGCCGCGGCGCCGCGCATTCCCATCTTCATTCGCTGCATTCCTGGAAGTTACTGGACGCCGACGTCGGCGCGAATCCGGCATTGTCGCACGCACGTGCGAGATGTCGAGGCTGTCAGTGCGTCGCCGGTGTGACAGACAGCTCACGTTCGATCGCGGCGACCAGCGCCTTGTCGTCCGGGGTCACCTTGCTGGGGAACTGGGCGACCACCTTGCCGTCCCGCCCGATCAGGTACTTATGGAAGTTCCAGCCCGGTGCGACCTTGGTGGCGGCGGTCAGGCGCTGGTAAAGCGGCGTGGCCTCCGGGCCGGTGACCTGCACCTTCTGGAACATGGGGAACTTCACGCCGTAGGTGAGCGTGCAGAACTCCTGGATCTCCTTCTCGCTGCCCGGTTCCTGCCCCTTGAAGTCGTTGGACGGGAAGCCCAGCACCGAGAACCCGCGCGCGGCGTACTTCTTCTGCAGGGCCTCCAGGGCCTCGTACTGCGGGGTGTAGCCGCACTTGCTGGCAGTGTTGACCACCAGCAGCACCTTGCCGCCGTAGGCCTTCTCCAGGTTCACTTCCGACTTGCCCGCCAGCGGCCGGTAGTCGACGTCGAGCAGGTCGGCCGCCTGGACCGAGGCGCTGCCCAGCAGGCCCACCAGCAGCAGGCCCACGCCCCAGCGGCGGGCACGCGCGCGGACAG
This portion of the Stenotrophomonas aracearum genome encodes:
- a CDS encoding glutathione peroxidase produces the protein MSQTSPVLPPYPAVRARARRWGVGLLLVGLLGSASVQAADLLDVDYRPLAGKSEVNLEKAYGGKVLLVVNTASKCGYTPQYEALEALQKKYAARGFSVLGFPSNDFKGQEPGSEKEIQEFCTLTYGVKFPMFQKVQVTGPEATPLYQRLTAATKVAPGWNFHKYLIGRDGKVVAQFPSKVTPDDKALVAAIERELSVTPATH